The DNA region GTCTCCGCAGTCCCTGGGCCTGCTGTAGGGTCACCTGAATGTCCTCTTGCTCCTTTTTCAGGGTCAAACATCTACAGTCAGAAAGTAGGTGGCTGATACCcgccctccaacacacacacacatacatacacacacatacacatacacacacacactctctctctcactctctcgctctctctccagCTCTAGCTGTTTCAGCCTAATGTCTGGTTCAGCCTCATCTGCAACACACCTGGGACAACTCCTGTATTTGCTAACATTCTTGGTGCATGTCACCACACCACAGAAACTAgcattttgttattgttttttattttttaaattaattttcatctatctatctatccatccgtctatctatctatatttttggctgcactgcacggcttatgggatctcagttccccgaccagggattgaacctgggccatggaagtgaaagcgctgaatcctacccactagaccgccagggaacgCCCAGAAATCGGCATTTTGTGACAcccattctatagatgaggaaacagatgcaGAGCCATAAAACAACTAAAGTTGCAACGGAGCAAATCCTGTCACCCCACTGCGCAGCCCTACAGCCTACCCGCTGCTCCTACTCCCTGGgtggaggggcagggcaggaaccCAGATCCTACACCTGACCTCTGCCGATCCTGTGCACTTCCAACCCTAGGGGAACTACAAGACAGCTACttgttaaaaaaaccccaaatgtatttatttaatatactCATCACAAGGGCTTAACCagacacttaatttaaaaaacagaaacaaaacaaaaatgacaccACAGATAAGATACAGGGTCCTGTACAGAAATCGAGGAAAGGACAGACcatctaagggaaaaaatataaaaagacaacaGAAGGAGAGCTGCACATCCTGGGTCAGGGCTCTTGGCTGGAGACCTGCTTTGAGTATGTTTCTTGCAGGTACTTCTTAAAGGCTGGAAGAGAACAGGCAGGTAGGTCTCAGTGAGTGATGAGGACAGGGGTTAAGGTGGATAAGAGGGCAGCAAGGATATAAATGTGGGAGGAATTTGGGGAGGGGCCTCCCAGCACAACAGATTGACCCTCTGCTGCCCACCCAGCCAGGACTCCTGGACGGGCTCTGTTtccagggaggctggggaggggactAGGGGCCCTTAGAGAGCAAGTCATTTGCACAAAGCTTTGCCTTCTACTTAAAAAGCCTCCCCAACCTACATTAATGTGGAAAGGGTTGGTTCTTCCTGATTTTATAGCAAACAGGCAAACCAGAAACACCAAGGCAGAGGTGGAACTGGGTTACCTGCCCCCCAAGGACATACTCCCAAGTCACTGGAATCCTTCTGTTGTTTGAGGGAGGCTTTGAAGGTTGGGGAGGGATGGCCTGGTGCCCTGAGAAGGACAAAGGACTCACCTGTGGGGTTTTTCCAGAGCTCAGCGGCATGTGTATTCAAAGGGCTATCGATGTTGGGTTCTGCAGGTGGAGAGAAAGAGGACGGTCAGGTGCGGGTAGAAGAGGCCGTCGGGGGGAGTTCTGACAGGTCCCCAGGTTGCAGGGGAGGGGCCGGTCTCGGCAGTCACCTCCGAGCAGGCTCTGGATGGAGAGCAGGATGGTCCTGACGTCGTACAGGGCGGACCACTTGTCTTTCAGGATGTCCAGGCAGATGTTACCCTGGGTGTCCACGTTGGGGTGGTAGCAGGGTGTGAGGAACTTGACCGTGGGTGCGTTGTAAGGGTAGCCACTGGGGAACTCCAGGGACAGTTTATACCTCAGGTCTTCATATACCTGGAGAAAGAGATTCAGGGAGTAACCCTTccaccctgagcctcagttcccagcccaagccccacATAAGGGACTTGCCAGGACCCCCGAGTTTGTCTGGGACTTGACAGAAGAGAAAGCATTAAACTGGTCTGGTACTTTCTCTCATATCTGGTCATTGGGGTCATCAGTGATCCTTTGGTCTAAGGCCCACTGGCCTTAAGTCCTCAATTGtccttcattcttttccttgCTGTCTGGCCCCCTGTCAGCATCTAAGATGGAGAGCCCTGCCTTAAACACAGCCTCTTACTATAGAGAGGGAGATCAGGGCCACAGGCTCAGGGCACGAGAGCAGGCACAGGGGAGTGTCCCGTCAGCCAAAAGACTTGAAGCAGACCCGGCACTTGGATTTCacctcccacctctccccagaCTCAGCTAAGTCACACTCACCTACCCCAACCCTGTACTTACGGTGCCAGCTGCTCCATGGATGGTCCCCACCCATTTGAAAAGGTTGTCTGATTCAGGGAAGGCAGAAATTCCTTTATCACCAGACATCTGGGGAGGAAACACAACACGTGCTGGGCTGAAGCGTACGCTCCTGGGGGGCCAGTGGGTGAACCCTTTCTCCTTAATCTCATCACATTTTGatccaaaataaagcaaccaGGCCAAATGGATAGGCTTTCCTGAGGAAATGGCTATATCCTCAGGGCTCAGCATGCCTCTCCCGGGAGTACTGGGATGATGGAGGTTCATCGCCAAGCTAAGAAGGGAGGGGTTGTGCAGGGAAGCAGGAGGCAGCTCTGTAGCCACAGTGCTGGCTGCTGGGAATTCAACTCAACATGCTACTGAGTGCTGGTTACATACGAAGCCCAGAGACTATTCACGGACTGGGAACATAAACAATATGGTCATTGAAGGATTTGACTTGAATATCCAGGGTTAACGTAGAAGAGATAGTCCAGGAAGGAAGCATTCTGAGGTACAGACAGGATTAGAAATATTAAGAAGGATGGAGAGCTGGGTGTGGATAAACCTTAGGGCAGGGAAGAAGGaccaggcagggcagggggagggcccTGTATGAGAGCTGTATTTCAGGGATAACTTTATTGTGGGAGGATGGGACTGGGAGTAGAGACTCTCCGGAGAAAAGGTGTGTAGGTGAGGTGGATTAGCTTCTTCCCAGAAGAGAACAAGCTGGACTCATCTTTTTACCCCCATGTCTATCACAGAGCCTGATGTAGGAGAGGAGGCTACTGATAAGTGACTGGGAGGTGGGAGGGCGGACCAACTGGTTGGGGCTCTGGGCATCAGTCACTCACCATGAGCGTCATCAGCTCCTGctgtagcctgcaaaaagagCACTCGGGGTCACCTGGGAGTCTGGATGGGTCAGGGCTCCAGGTGGTGCATCTCCTCCCACCCCAATCTTTCTGGAGCAGCTCTCACGGAGGCCTCCCTCTACCCTGAAGTCGGACTCCGCTGGGGGCACGGTCACCCCCAGTTCCACAAGAGGGTCGTAGTGAGTCCTCCTTACCCTCCCTAATTCCAGGCTCCCACAGGACGGCTCTGGCTTATTCTTAACCTCGTCTGCTTCTCTGGCGTCTCTCTCCGTGCCGGATCTCaatttctcccctccttccttccccctcccccgccgTCCTCCAACCAAGACACCGAAGGTCACCGGAGCATCTTCATCTTGGTTCACCGACGGAGGACCTGGCAACGGCCATACCCCTTCCGTCCTCCTTCGGGAGGGTCTCTAAGAGCAGTCGAGCTCCTGGCGTGTCCCTCTACCTCCCATATCTCACCCGttccaggaggaggtgggggtcCCGGAAGTCTTCGCTCTCGGCACCGAAGGCCCAGGCTGTGCCAGGCCTGGCGATTGTTACCCCCGCACCACTCACCTCTTGCCCACGGGGCCCCGGGCGGCGCCCCCGCTGGGCTCGGCTCCTTTACGGGCGGCAGCAACGCTGGCGGCAGCTGGGTCGCGGTTCTGGGAAGCCATCCGGGTGGCGCTGAGAAGGGAGACAGGAACTCAGACTACACTGAGACCGCGGCAGCAACTGCGGGTTCCCGGGCCCTTCCGCCTGCGTTTGAATTGTAACCCTCCGGCAGCGCTGGCCTATCAGCGGCTCGCTTGGGTTTGATCCAGCCAATGGGGCGCGCCAGAGCACTCTGTCACCAGGGAACTGCTAGAACCACCCACCAGCGTACCACTATTGGGCGGCGGGATGCTGCTTCTGATGGGCGATTGGCAGGAGAGGCTGTCATTAATTAGCGAAGCTGTAGCGGATTGGCCGCCTTTGGAAAACTCCGACCATTAAAGGGCTTAGAAAAAGTCCACGTGGGATGAATCCTTTTAGGTCAAACGCCTGGCTACTTTCGGGAACACCCGGCACGACCGGCCAGGATCCCTTACTCCCAGGGGAAGGGAGGGTCTCCAGTCTTGGGGCCTTGGTACTCTTCCCTCGAACCGGAAACCCCAGCTCCTCCACCTGTTATTATGTCCTGGGGACTTTGGTTGGGGCTTTAAGAGCCTGAACATTCAGGCGAGGGGAAAAACTAGAGGCTGATAGCCAGGGCCAGGGACTCCTCATTGGAAAACAGGTTCATCGGCTGCCTCTCCAATGGTTTGCTGTGTTCCCTTGAGCACATAATTTAGTGTTttaacctgtaaaatgggggtaataaaagccacccttgtattttttttctgctttgtcatCAACCTCCCATGGTGCCAGCCATCACCACATCCTGCTACTTCCATACCTTAGTTGGGTGACGAAATAGAAATAAAGGGACAGGGAAGACTGGCAAGGTACATGGTGTCCCCAGCTTCGTCTCACAAAGCAGATACGCATGGGGCACTGGGCTTCCTGGGGATaatgtggggtgggggaagggtgccTGGTCCTTTTTTCCTACACCCACTTCCTCTAGAGCCCTTGATATTTTGTCAGCATGCACAGGCAGACCTCACAGCAGGCTCACCATCCGTGTTTATTACAAACTGTTTAATTGCTTCTTATCCCAATAACTTTACAAATATAGAACCACATGCCAGTCTGGGGGTGTTCTGCAGTGAGTCACTACAAACTAGCCCAGGCATGGCTTTAATGCCTCTGAGGTCCATCTAAGAGTAGTCCCAGCAGTGGCCTCAGCCATGTGGGTAAGAGGGCCTTGGAGGAGGGCTACCAACTGTAGCCAGGGGACCTGGCTTCAGGTCTGCAGAGGTGCTTCGACAGCACGATGCTCATTCTCTGTCCGGAGTGTCTCCATGTACTTCCGCATCTTCTCAACCATCCAGGAGGGCAGGACAAAGGATTTCAGCTCCTCTAACTTCAGGTCCAGGCATCCTCTGGAAGAGACATTGAGGAGGAGAGTTGGAGCAAGGGAGGATGTAGGTCCAGGCTCatcccaggggaggggagggcaggtttTACCTGTAGTCATCGCTGGCAGCGAGGTCCCGGATGTCCTCCTCAATGAGGAGGTAGGCCTGGGGCAGGAGCAAAGGAGAGTCGTCACTGCCTCTGATTCATTTCAGTCCAACTCGATTAATACTTTATTAAACATCTCCTTAATGTAAGGGCTGGAAGGTGGGGGCGTGTAGTCATAGTTTATAATTTAGCAAGGGAGAGTAAGTAGGGAGAGGCTGTCTGGGGAATAGTTTCTTGAGACAATCTTCCACTCAAGCAGAAAATTTATGGGCGGGAGAGTGGGGAATGATGATTAATTTACTTATAGCCGTCGTCCCTTTTACAAAGGGACCCTGAGGTGGCTTAAAATGAAAGGGccagaagtagaaaaatatacATGGAAATAGGAAATTAGGAGGAAGCCATATGTGAACTCTGGAACTAAGATAATTTGGTTTTGAACTTCGTGGCAAAAGGGAAAACATGATAAACCGCACTGCTGTCCATTAACTGGGCTGTGTTGTCCGGGGGCCTGCAGAACTGCTGTAGCACAATGCCATGGTCTGCAGCAAGAGAGCCCTCTTGTGAGCCTACCATGTGGCGGATGCTCTCCATCACATGAGACAGTCTTCTGTGGGAGACATTTCTTTCCAGTCTTAGGGTCAGGAATAACTGTGTGTCCCTTGAGACATTTGACTGTCTTCATCTTAGGGGCACTGTGAACTATGTGACACATCAGTTGTCCTTGAGTGGGGCCTGCAGCTGAAAACCTATAGACTTGCACTGGTCTCCTGGGCTGGCaattaaaaaaatccctttttaaaaactaGTCTTTCTTGAGGCTTAATTTTAGATCCTGCCTTGCCTTTTTATCCTATTtcttatttatgtatgtgtgaatGGTAAGTTTCCTGAAATCTTTTTTGAAAGAGTGTAGCatatagtagaaaataaaataaaagatagctTTCATTGCCAGAAAGAGGATGGCATACTTGTTTGTGAGGCcgctgaattcttttttaaaaaataaatttaattatttatttattcttggttgcgttggatcttcattgcttcTCActggctctctctagttgtggagagcaggggctactcttcattgtggtacgtgggcttctcgttgcagtggcttctcttgttgcggagcacaggctctaggtgcgcgggctcagtagttgtggctcgcgggctcagctgctccgcggcatgtgggatcttcccagaccagagctggaagttgtgtcccctgcattggcaggtggattcttaaccactagccaccagggaagtgccgaGGCCATTGAATTCTAATAGGAGCAGTCCCAGCGGTGGGACTAAGTGAGTCTTCAGGTGGGGGATGGGGCATGTGATGGACAAATCCCTCCATGATAGTTTTAGAACACAGGCAACAATGATTTTCCTAAGGTCGTTGCTTGATTTGAGCTAAGAACTCTTTAAGTAGAAGTGATTCTGGAAAGAGCTGCCACGTGTGGCAAGCAAGTTTCACTGCATGTGCTAATTCCTTCTGACAAGGGGTGCGGCCTGGGGCACAGTGTTGAGAAGAGATTCCATAGCTGATTCTGGTGGAAGAGTTGTGATGGAGGAGTGAAAGCTGTCAATGGGCAGCACATGATGGGAAAGCAGTGTTCAGGACGCCTTGTACCTGCCATTCTTACATACAGCTAATATGATCTACATATGAGGGTGCTGTGGAAGGGAATGGGGAGGTGTGTGGGAGACCTGGGGTCAGGCGAGGGAAGCCAGGGATTACAGTCTGGTCCTCAGCATGAAGGAATGGGCCCTCTCTACTCTTACAAGTCTCCTTTCTCACATTTGTTGGGCATGGAGTCTCTCAGATTTGGGGGTAAGCTGCCACCAATAGCCCTGGTCCCTGGGCAGGGTGGGTCTCTGGCAGTGGCATGTGTGGCAATACTTACCATCTTCCCTCCTGTTGCCCGCATGTGATGCTGCTCGGCCAGCCAGTGCTTGTCCTGGGGGTCAGCCGCATACTGTGAGGGATGAAGTCACGGGGGAAGATGTTAGCCTGGTGTGATGGGCTTTTCTCATTTGGTCCAGAGCATACTCTTGGCCCTTGAGCAGTTCTTAGCAACAAGACCTCGTCCTAGCCTGGTGGATGTAGAGGGTTCACCAACCTCTTCAGAGCAAGCAGGGCTGAGCCCAGGAGGAGGCCAGGGTAGGGGACCAAATTCCCCGAGGTTTAGTACACTTCTCATTCctgcccctttcttttttttcaaaatttcaacttttttttttgactgcgccACGCAGCAtggaggatcttagttccctgactggggattgaacccacaccctctgatTGGaaatgcggagtcttaaccactagaccgccatggaaatctgaaaaaatttttaaattttaaaattttggccatgccacgcggcttgcgggatctcagttccccgaccaaggattgaacccaggccattgcagtgaaagcgctgagtcctaaccaccagaccagCAAGGAACTCCCCCCTTTCCTTTCTCAAAACACAGCACTTCTGGCAACTGGTCAGACCgtgactattattttattttattttattttattttatttatttattttttttttgcgttacgcgggcctctcactgctgtggcctctcccgttgcggagcacaggctccggacgcgcaggctcagcggccatggctcacgggcccagccgctccgcggcatgtgggatcttcccggaccggggcatgaacccgtgtcccctgcatcggcaggcggacccccaaccactgcgccaccagggaagcccgtgactaTTATTTTAGAGCTGTACTCCTCTTTGAAGAAATGATCTGAGGTGGCTTACAACAACTATTATGGTGAtcaaattttctaaaacaaaaatcaggATACTTCATGCCTGGAGGAGGTAGAATAGCATCATGGTTAAGAACTTAGCTGTGGGGTTCAGAGCTCAGCCCACAGGGAATGCGTGTTGTAGGGAAGGTTGCAGGTGAGCATGTGAAGGTGGCCAATCTGGCCTGGTGGGCTTTTAGGGGgtggcagtttaaaaaaaaaaaaaagaaagaaagaaaaagaaagaaaagaatttggtTTAGAAATTCTGGTTTCTGCTAATTATCAGGTGGTGTAAATGTAGGTGATGATTTccttgagactcagtttctttttttttaagtttttaaaaaattaattaattaattaattaattttggtctgtgttgtgtctttgttgctgcacgcgggctttctctagttgtggcgagcgggggcttactcttcattgcaatgcgtgggcttctcattgccgtggcttctcattgtggagcacaggctctaggcgtgtgggcttcagtagttgtggcgcatgggcttagttgctccggggcatgagggatcttcccaggccagggctcaaacccgtgtctcccccattggcagatggattcttaatcattgcgccaccagggaagtcccaagactcagtttcttcatttgtaaaacagagagTATTAACGCTTATCTTATAGGGTTGTTGTTAAGAATAAAGGAGATAGTGCATAAAAGGTGGTAAATATAGTATGTGACACATAAGTGCCCAATAAAGGTAGGTTTTATAAAATAGGCAGATCATTTGAAATGGAGACCAAGCTGGGAAATCTGTATGGTTACTAcagatttaattatttaaatctgTAGTTTAATTAGTTCACTTCCCaagtaatataaatattaatcaaaAATTTGAAAGTGTGTACTTCCTGACCCGGCAATCCCATTTCCAGGGATTTATCCTTCACAGTCATCCACACATGTACGCAGGGATGTCTggtgcagcactgtttacaacagcaaaACTGTCAGAAAACACTTCAACATCTATAAGTAAGGGAGCAATGAAATGAATGATAGAAAATCTATTCTTTGAATTCTAGACAGCTGTTAGAAGTAAAATGAGGGAGACTTAATAATGTGGACAGATCGCTAAGATATTATTCCCTAGATCTGTAGTGGCCAgcacactttttctgtaaatattgggttggccagggacttccctggtggtccagcagttaagaatctgccttctaatgcaggggtcgtgggttcgatccctggtcggggaactaagatcccatatgctgtggggcaactaagcccacatgccacaactacagagcccatgcactctggaccccgcatgccacaactagagagaagcccgcgtgccgcaactaagacccaactcagccaaaaataaataaataaatattaaaaaaaaattttggttggccaaaaagttcatttaggtttttctgtaagatgttacagaaaaacccaaacgaactttttggccaacccaatattttaggctttggtgGCCACATACATCTTTGTCACataatcttcattttcttttttctttttttttttaaatcacccttTAAAAATGTCACCACTCTGCACTGGACAAAAACAGGCTACAGGTTGGATTTGGCCCACAGACTATAGCTTGCCCTGcgttagaatgtaagctctatgagggcaAGGCGTTGTCTGTGTCTGTTTGGTCCACTACTGTATCTCTGGCAGTTTGAGAATGCTCAGCACTCGATATtttttcagtgaatgaatgaactttggggtgaaaagaaaaatcagaatatatATAGTATGAGCCCAATAACACAAACAAAATATCACTAAAGgacaaggacacacacacactcacacacatatagaCAGGAGACTGAAGGATGCTACCATGTTGCTGGGGGTGACCCCTAGGGGAGGAGAGTCAGATTCAGGGTTAAGAGGAGCTTTGTGTTTTGCTTCCTATTAGCTTCAGTGTATTGTTTGAATCTTTTTACAACAAGAATGGGTTTACATATTATTTCTATTAAcaaaagttaaaaaggaaaagaaaatttgaataacGCCTTTAGAAggacagaaaaatgggcaaagatatATAGGCAGTTTACAAAAGAAGCACAAATAGACTGTAAATGGATGAAAAGATGATTATCAttaataaagaattaaaagtaaaacaacaaaaatattttccctccACTTATTAGCCTGGAAAGATTACAATGAGAGATAGCATCCACTGGCAATGACAGTGTGGGTTGGGAGTTTATTAAAAATGATGGGTCTAAGAATTGGGAATGTATGCTGGTAATGATGCCCATTTATTGAGCCCTTGCTAGAACAGGCACTGTCTGGGAGCTTTactgtgctttctctctctcttttttttttttttttacagaggaaGTCAGTTGTGTTTTtcttgaagtacagttgatttacagtattatattagtttcgagtgtacaacatgattcaatatttttatagcttatacTCTAGCTTACCAAAAATGGCTACATTTTACTGCATTCTCTCTTAATTCTACCAACCCTAAACGGCTGGTTTGCATCATTCTGattttatagatgacaaaacGGTCTCAGAAATGtggagtcacttgcccaaggtcacacagctagtaagtaatgGAACCGGGACTGAAATGATACTCTTAACCATTGTGCAACCGGAATTGGAAGTAGGTCCAAGAGCATATCCATTTGGCAGATGATGCAAGCAAGGGTCTTGGAAGATGCAGATCTTACAGaacagtcaggcagagaaaaGGGTAGAGGAGGAAGGCCATCAAAGGGAACAGCAGGAGTGAAGACACTAAGAGAGGAAAATGAAGTAGCAGCAAGCACAGCCAACCGTCCAGGTGTTGGGAATCCCACAACGTAAGACTGAAAAAATAGAGGAAGTAGGTATGTCCTCTGAAGAACGTGAACTTGCACAGAATGTAGTAGACAGAGCCCATGATTCTGGGACCCCAAGGAGCTGCGTAGTTCTGACAAGGGGCACTAAGCCTTGCACACAGGCGCAAAAAAAAACGTAACTTGAAAACATGCGCAttactttttttctaatatatttggaTGCTTTTGTGACtgataaaatacaaattcatttAAGAGGGTGAATgcatacccccccacccccaagattTTCTCAAACAGTGGACACCAAAGCATAGCTCAGGAGAGGAGTCCTGTCTTTGAAAAAGGTCAGAACTGCTACCTTGCTCCAATTTCTTTATCTTATAGACAGCTGAATACAGCAGTGGTTAAGATCTCAAGCTTTGCAGAAGACAGAATCCTAACTCGCCACTTACTAGCTGAGCaattttgggcaagtcacttagccttcctcaatctttctttttgttttattttaatttgtacaaTAAGGATAACAATACCTATCTTAAAGGACAGTTCCAAGAGATAATGTAAGTGTAGCACCTAAAACCGTGTTTGGTACACAATAAACATACGAGGAAAGTCACTATTaccactgaggcacagaggtgcTGAGTAAATTACCAAAGGTAAAGGTTAAGGGCAGAGGGGCACAAGAACCCAGATGTCCTGACTCCCTGATCAGTGTTTACTCCCAGTGCCACCTACTCCACGGCACTGGTCTGCCTGACTCCCAGCACTCACCTACCTTAAAGAGATGTGGGTGCTTGATGTAGATTCTCCCTCTGGTGCCCCCCATCCCGAGGGCCCTGCAAAGTAACAGAGGAGTGGTAAGGATCCCAGCAGTTGTGGTCCTAGTGGTGGGCCCCGAGCTCCCCTCTCCCTCAGCACCAAAACTCTTTAGACTTACTTGTTGGCTCGAGATCCCAACACAAAGGTGGTAGATTCATTCAGCCGAGCTGGGTCCCACTGTGCAAAAAAGAGAGAGGCTGGTGAGGCTGAGGTTTATCTGGTGGACGGGACAGAAACTCTCCTCCCTGGCCCTCCCCTACCACCACCCTTGTCCACTGTTCATCAAACAGCTGCTTCAAGAAACCAAGTACTTTCAATATGCTAGGTCCTCCGCTCCATAcgtgggggcgggggtggcgtggaggggtggagggtgaAGGAACGCATTGGAGATAGTCTCTGTTCTCCAGGGGCCACAGACGTAGGTACAGATGATGATACCATCATGAGCTGGGCAGTGACACAGATGAGTGCAAGGCATGATGGGAGCCAAAGCGGGGGTAACAGGACGGCTTCCTTGAAGG from Mesoplodon densirostris isolate mMesDen1 chromosome 16, mMesDen1 primary haplotype, whole genome shotgun sequence includes:
- the UBE2C gene encoding ubiquitin-conjugating enzyme E2 C; amino-acid sequence: MASQNRDPAAASVAAARKGAEPSGGAARGPVGKRLQQELMTLMMSGDKGISAFPESDNLFKWVGTIHGAAGTVYEDLRYKLSLEFPSGYPYNAPTVKFLTPCYHPNVDTQGNICLDILKDKWSALYDVRTILLSIQSLLGEPNIDSPLNTHAAELWKNPTAFKKYLQETYSKQVSSQEP